In Pelosinus sp. UFO1, one genomic interval encodes:
- a CDS encoding L-dopachrome tautomerase-related protein, whose product MIRMTNIIILVLTVFLTTFFTSVDAAESNIQPVQSEIVARLPYSVGNIAFTPENQIIFSHHPFYAPNIRVARLTSPTTFEAFPNAEWNTPRQGTDHYLDNVLGLRSDENGVVWMLDMGFRTHITPKLVGWNTRTNKLERIYYMPEPVTRPGSQPQDLVIDQKNRKFYIADEDIGPGGDGSQSAIIIIDMDSGYARRVLEGDRSTIPENVPLHFDDKDLTFPGKDGNPVIIKVGCDGITMDWKAEWLYYGPLSGQSLYRIRVDELNNEKLTSAELSSKVERYSDKPNNGGLSIDKSGNIYLTALESKSIGLITPDRKYHTLISHPDMVWPDGISYSLDGNMYVSASQVSAAAVFHDGKAENTTPYLIFRFKPLSPGYISR is encoded by the coding sequence ATGATAAGAATGACTAATATTATAATACTTGTATTAACAGTTTTTTTGACCACATTTTTTACGAGCGTCGATGCTGCTGAGTCGAACATTCAGCCTGTCCAATCGGAAATTGTTGCAAGACTTCCTTATTCCGTAGGTAACATTGCTTTCACGCCAGAAAATCAAATTATTTTTAGTCATCATCCGTTTTATGCTCCGAATATTCGAGTAGCTAGACTCACATCGCCAACGACGTTCGAAGCTTTTCCGAATGCCGAATGGAACACACCGCGGCAGGGCACTGATCATTATCTTGATAACGTACTTGGATTGAGGTCGGATGAGAATGGAGTTGTCTGGATGCTTGATATGGGGTTTCGCACCCATATTACCCCAAAATTGGTTGGATGGAACACACGGACTAACAAGCTTGAGCGAATATATTATATGCCAGAACCTGTGACACGACCAGGATCGCAACCACAAGACTTAGTTATCGATCAGAAAAATCGAAAGTTTTATATAGCAGATGAAGATATCGGTCCTGGTGGGGATGGTTCACAATCCGCCATCATCATTATCGACATGGACAGTGGATATGCACGAAGAGTTTTGGAAGGCGACCGCTCTACAATACCGGAGAATGTTCCACTTCATTTTGATGATAAAGATCTTACCTTCCCAGGCAAAGACGGAAATCCCGTCATTATCAAAGTTGGGTGTGACGGTATTACTATGGATTGGAAGGCAGAGTGGCTATATTATGGACCGTTGAGTGGGCAATCTTTATATCGGATTCGTGTAGATGAACTGAACAACGAAAAGCTTACGTCTGCAGAACTTAGCTCGAAAGTGGAGCGGTACTCTGATAAGCCCAATAATGGCGGGCTATCCATCGATAAATCAGGTAATATTTACTTGACTGCGTTGGAGAGCAAGTCTATTGGACTTATAACACCAGACCGTAAATACCATACGTTAATAAGTCATCCGGACATGGTGTGGCCTGATGGTATTTCATATTCCTTAGACGGTAATATGTATGTTTCAGCGTCCCAAGTCTCCGCAGCCGCTGTTTTCCACGATGGAAAGGCAGAAAATACAACACCATATCTGATTTTCCGCTTCAAGCCTCTATCACCAGGCTATATCTCCCGTTGA
- a CDS encoding DUF6544 family protein, whose amino-acid sequence MKKIFLSNVQTELNKCKANNEVFTEEDISNLPSPVQRYFRYCGYIGTEKMTNVKFLWDDVNFKIRLDKPWTKMEVQQYNFASEPGRITYMYIKMFGIIPMEAKEEYLNGKGTMLGKLLKKVTIFDNRGSETNASQAINYLAESLFVPTCALQQNILWQYIDQNHVKAIYEYKGVKVEGILTFNDKGEYTKFETEDRYMDTGGGTLKKTKWTAEVCNYVEKNGIAIPSDLKAIWNLPTGDFEYFNGTLTNIVHNNTRIN is encoded by the coding sequence ATGAAAAAAATATTTTTATCTAATGTGCAAACTGAGCTAAATAAATGTAAAGCGAATAACGAGGTATTTACGGAAGAAGATATTTCTAATCTTCCTAGCCCAGTACAGCGATATTTTAGATATTGTGGCTACATCGGCACAGAAAAAATGACTAATGTTAAATTTCTGTGGGATGACGTTAACTTTAAAATACGCCTTGATAAACCATGGACAAAAATGGAAGTCCAGCAATATAATTTTGCCTCTGAGCCAGGCAGAATCACTTATATGTATATAAAAATGTTTGGCATAATTCCTATGGAGGCCAAAGAAGAATATCTGAATGGGAAAGGCACAATGCTTGGCAAATTGCTAAAAAAAGTAACCATATTTGATAATAGGGGATCGGAAACAAATGCATCCCAAGCTATAAATTACTTAGCTGAATCTTTGTTTGTCCCTACTTGTGCTCTACAGCAAAATATCCTATGGCAGTATATAGACCAAAATCATGTCAAAGCAATCTATGAATACAAGGGCGTTAAAGTAGAGGGTATACTTACCTTTAATGATAAGGGTGAATACACAAAGTTTGAAACAGAAGATCGATATATGGACACTGGTGGCGGCACATTAAAAAAAACCAAATGGACGGCTGAAGTATGTAATTATGTTGAAAAAAATGGTATAGCAATACCATCGGATTTAAAAGCAATTTGGAACCTACCTACTGGAGATTTCGAGTATTTTAATGGTACTTTAACAAATATTGTGCATAATAATACAAGAATCAATTAA
- a CDS encoding GlsB/YeaQ/YmgE family stress response membrane protein: MLWLLLIGLISGWLAGLISRGRGFGIWGDLVTGVLGSFIGGYLFNLIGMPVYGTIGSIISSTIGAIIFLWILRMFSNVAPAAHKKE; encoded by the coding sequence ATGCTTTGGTTATTATTAATCGGATTAATCTCTGGTTGGTTGGCAGGCTTGATTTCACGCGGTAGAGGTTTTGGTATTTGGGGTGACTTAGTAACTGGCGTTCTTGGTTCTTTTATTGGTGGATATTTATTTAACCTCATAGGTATGCCCGTATATGGTACGATAGGATCGATAATTTCAAGTACTATAGGAGCCATTATCTTTCTATGGATTCTAAGGATGTTTTCTAACGTAGCACCTGCCGCACATAAGAAAGAATGA
- a CDS encoding GlsB/YeaQ/YmgE family stress response membrane protein, protein MSNTYCEPADKESNTKIRRAAGMISRNDSFGGIWGDLGAAVIGSFIGGFLFNVTDIFVYGTIESILSSTMGAIILLWAIRMFR, encoded by the coding sequence ATGTCGAATACATATTGTGAACCAGCAGATAAAGAAAGTAATACGAAGATTCGGCGGGCGGCTGGCATGATTTCTCGCAACGATAGTTTCGGTGGTATATGGGGAGACTTAGGGGCGGCTGTTATAGGTTCTTTTATTGGCGGATTTTTATTTAATGTTACGGATATCTTTGTGTATGGCACAATAGAATCGATACTTTCAAGTACTATGGGAGCTATTATACTTCTATGGGCCATACGTATGTTTCGTTAA
- a CDS encoding acyltransferase, protein MRCIVIATRIHQLDALRGLASFSVVLHHCLLVFPLFLAANFHEGIIPIVSFLTYSPLHLFWAGHEAVILFFILSGFVLSLPYFQENQQKYFKYIIKRIFRIYIPYVVSLIISALLLQILSEHGIVSLSKWFNAMWKSIPDFAGWLGLLLMVSTDETHNINTVTWSLVYEMQVSIIFPLLVYLVKKANWRIVLCISILLIFHKSHLVHFSSFFIMGCLLAKYHYSISSYIANSKKAMNFTFSIVGLIFYLFEWLIPFNLSHNVLDLLTGIGASIFIALSLGDDKVKGFLLKPKLIYLGKISYSLYLVHPIVLLTAIYSLKDFFPIYAIVAMVPLISIVVAHFYNKFIENPAIALGRNFIRSKYVDLDIYRECVKGSAKKIEE, encoded by the coding sequence GTGAGGTGCATAGTTATAGCAACTAGAATTCATCAATTAGACGCACTACGGGGTTTGGCATCGTTTTCAGTTGTTCTTCACCATTGCCTGCTTGTATTCCCATTATTTCTTGCAGCTAACTTTCATGAAGGTATCATACCTATTGTTTCTTTCTTAACCTATTCGCCGTTGCATTTATTTTGGGCTGGGCATGAAGCCGTTATTCTATTCTTTATACTAAGTGGATTTGTATTATCTCTTCCTTATTTTCAAGAAAATCAACAAAAATATTTCAAATACATTATAAAGAGGATTTTCCGTATATACATCCCATATGTAGTCTCTCTAATAATTTCGGCATTGTTATTACAAATATTATCTGAACATGGAATAGTCAGTCTTAGTAAATGGTTTAATGCAATGTGGAAAAGTATCCCCGACTTTGCGGGTTGGTTAGGTTTATTGCTTATGGTAAGCACAGATGAAACACACAATATCAACACTGTAACATGGTCTCTTGTGTACGAGATGCAAGTTTCAATTATATTCCCCTTATTGGTATACCTCGTCAAAAAGGCAAATTGGAGAATAGTCTTATGTATTTCTATTTTACTAATATTTCATAAGTCGCATTTAGTACATTTTTCATCTTTCTTTATAATGGGATGTTTATTGGCTAAGTATCACTATTCTATTTCTTCATATATAGCTAATTCAAAAAAAGCAATGAATTTCACATTTTCTATTGTTGGATTAATTTTTTACCTTTTTGAATGGTTAATTCCTTTTAATTTAAGTCATAATGTTCTTGATCTTTTAACAGGAATTGGGGCATCTATTTTTATTGCACTATCATTAGGAGACGATAAAGTAAAAGGATTTTTGTTAAAACCCAAATTAATATATCTTGGTAAAATCTCATATAGTTTATATTTAGTACACCCGATAGTCCTACTGACTGCAATTTATTCTCTTAAAGATTTTTTTCCTATTTACGCCATTGTAGCTATGGTTCCGCTAATATCTATTGTTGTTGCGCATTTTTATAACAAGTTTATTGAAAATCCCGCGATAGCATTAGGTCGCAATTTTATTCGAAGCAAATATGTTGACTTAGATATCTATAGAGAGTGTGTAAAGGGTAGCGCAAAAAAGATTGAAGAATAG
- a CDS encoding right-handed parallel beta-helix repeat-containing protein, translating into MAGNAVIQAIPNNSDTYAVFNLSNVENVVIAGGTIKGEWGHCIKIIEGCNNIKIDSVITQDGWGDGIYLGSNMTINYLKNVLVTNVISTNNRRQGLSIVSCDGVIIRDSDFTNQNGTAPESGIGIEPNHWETHKGIAPKNIIIENCLLSGNMEKGFMLRLNGLKRKVFILVMVSLANLLDNSMGLNHMFRTMMIFGIFNIFYY; encoded by the coding sequence ATGGCAGGAAACGCTGTAATCCAAGCTATCCCTAATAATTCAGATACTTATGCTGTTTTTAACCTGTCAAATGTTGAGAATGTAGTTATTGCCGGTGGCACAATAAAGGGAGAATGGGGGCACTGTATAAAGATCATTGAAGGGTGTAACAACATAAAAATAGATTCTGTCATTACTCAGGATGGTTGGGGAGATGGCATCTATTTGGGCAGTAATATGACTATAAATTATCTAAAAAACGTTTTGGTAACAAATGTAATTTCTACTAACAATAGGCGACAGGGCTTATCAATTGTGTCGTGTGATGGTGTTATAATTCGGGATTCAGATTTTACAAACCAGAATGGTACAGCACCAGAATCCGGAATCGGAATCGAGCCAAATCACTGGGAAACTCATAAAGGCATAGCACCTAAGAATATCATAATAGAAAATTGCTTATTATCCGGGAATATGGAAAAGGGTTTTATGCTGCGTTTGAATGGTCTGAAACGAAAGGTTTTTATTCTTGTAATGGTATCGCTTGCAAACCTATTGGATAACTCTATGGGGCTTAATCATATGTTTAGGACTATGATGATTTTTGGGATTTTCAACATCTTCTACTACTAA
- a CDS encoding cupin domain-containing protein, translated as MEFSEDVELPEHSHEFQWGIVLEGKIDLTIDGVKKTFVKGDRYFIFEGVRHSGKIYAGYADMTYFDQKSRYKIKK; from the coding sequence ATGGAATTTAGTGAAGATGTTGAACTACCCGAACACTCTCATGAATTTCAATGGGGTATCGTCTTAGAAGGAAAAATTGATCTAACAATTGATGGAGTAAAGAAAACATTTGTCAAAGGTGACCGTTATTTTATTTTCGAAGGAGTTAGACATTCCGGCAAAATTTACGCTGGTTATGCCGATATGACTTATTTTGATCAAAAATCTCGATATAAGATAAAAAAATAG
- a CDS encoding DUF1492 domain-containing protein — MLDSLECYSSDIYIESIKKSVTRTYIILAHIDQMLKLYKIYCETSGKVEDERRYRIIQAVYFDGLKLADLCESEGIDESTYYRDIREACSKLSALIFGIDGIS, encoded by the coding sequence GTGCTTGATTCTCTAGAATGTTATAGCAGTGATATTTACATTGAGTCTATTAAAAAAAGTGTAACCAGGACCTATATCATCCTTGCTCATATTGATCAGATGTTAAAGTTATATAAGATTTATTGTGAGACATCTGGGAAGGTTGAGGATGAGCGGAGGTATCGCATTATACAGGCTGTTTACTTTGATGGACTCAAACTAGCGGATTTATGTGAGAGTGAAGGGATAGATGAAAGTACCTACTATCGTGACATTCGTGAAGCTTGCTCAAAGCTAAGTGCTTTAATCTTCGGCATTGATGGCATTTCTTAG
- a CDS encoding DUF2292 domain-containing protein — translation MTLSNELIAQIKKVQDQLDSLKYGNVDFIIQNGEVTRVDIRQSIRPEKKRIIG, via the coding sequence ATGACATTAAGTAATGAACTCATCGCTCAAATAAAAAAAGTACAAGACCAGTTAGATTCCCTCAAATATGGGAACGTAGATTTTATAATCCAAAACGGTGAAGTCACCCGAGTCGATATACGTCAGAGTATCCGGCCGGAGAAAAAAAGAATAATTGGCTGA
- a CDS encoding ASCH domain-containing protein has translation MKAITILQPWAGLIPAGAKTIETRSWSTKYRGPIAIHAAKDQDKKNERIRHIVFRAERLGVIVPELHFGAVIAIADLTNCLKVIGKISLKIGDEKRVAVVLENDIKIMGNELEFGDYTIGRYAWLLKNIKAIDPIPARGQQRIWNWGGDGMRARLKEIRARV, from the coding sequence TTGAAAGCAATAACCATCCTGCAGCCGTGGGCGGGACTAATCCCAGCGGGTGCAAAAACAATAGAGACTAGATCATGGTCAACAAAATATAGAGGTCCAATAGCCATCCATGCAGCTAAGGACCAAGATAAAAAGAATGAGCGCATTAGACATATTGTTTTCAGAGCTGAAAGATTAGGGGTAATAGTTCCTGAATTGCACTTTGGAGCTGTCATAGCTATAGCGGATTTAACTAATTGCCTTAAAGTAATAGGGAAAATATCGCTCAAAATAGGTGATGAAAAAAGAGTGGCTGTTGTCTTAGAAAATGACATAAAGATTATGGGAAATGAGCTGGAATTTGGTGATTACACGATTGGCCGTTATGCCTGGTTACTCAAAAACATCAAAGCAATAGACCCAATACCAGCTAGAGGGCAGCAACGTATTTGGAATTGGGGGGGAGATGGTATGAGAGCTAGACTGAAAGAGATAAGGGCTAGAGTTTAA
- a CDS encoding ImmA/IrrE family metallo-endopeptidase, translating into MDIKRRVRNLVKKYNTRNPYELAEYFKIEIRLTSLPLHIHGFYDRVLRRKFIVINSELEPYKQRQTCAHELAHALLHKGWGYYFMIEHTFFSPGRFEREANEFAWQLLFDEESCRSDYDNDLGRYAREEGIVELVDYMKNNIAKTQHY; encoded by the coding sequence ATGGATATTAAACGTCGTGTAAGGAACTTAGTTAAAAAGTATAACACCCGTAACCCTTATGAACTTGCAGAGTATTTCAAAATAGAAATTAGATTAACTTCTTTACCATTACATATTCATGGCTTTTATGATCGTGTTCTTAGACGCAAATTCATTGTGATTAATAGTGAGTTAGAGCCATACAAACAACGACAAACTTGCGCTCATGAATTAGCACATGCCCTACTTCACAAAGGTTGGGGTTATTACTTTATGATTGAGCATACCTTCTTCTCTCCTGGGCGCTTTGAACGTGAGGCAAATGAGTTTGCGTGGCAGCTGTTGTTTGATGAAGAAAGTTGCAGATCTGATTATGACAATGATCTTGGTAGGTATGCGCGTGAGGAAGGGATTGTTGAGTTGGTTGATTATATGAAGAATAACATAGCAAAGACACAGCACTACTAA
- a CDS encoding (Fe-S)-binding protein: MQQVYAPGCAFMIYKSELARKVLDFLNKDLGDIPEHLICCRHEPNLESGIQVINTCGGCDRRYRELYDGISTISLWEILAESKTFSFPDYNGMNMSIHDACPTRTEERVHSAIRKLLERMNIKIIEPENTRTKAICCGDSFYGILPVELVKEQMKKRSNDIPCDNVVVYCISCIKAMHIGGKKPRYIVDLLFGEETGIGTFEPDAWHYELQKFIDEH, from the coding sequence ATGCAACAAGTTTATGCACCAGGTTGTGCATTTATGATTTATAAGTCGGAGCTTGCTAGAAAAGTATTAGATTTTTTAAATAAGGATTTAGGCGATATTCCTGAACATCTGATTTGTTGTAGACATGAACCTAATCTCGAAAGTGGCATACAGGTAATTAACACCTGTGGAGGCTGTGACAGGCGATATAGAGAGCTTTATGATGGGATATCTACCATATCGCTTTGGGAGATATTAGCTGAAAGTAAAACATTTTCATTTCCTGACTATAACGGTATGAATATGTCCATACATGATGCCTGTCCTACACGCACCGAGGAAAGGGTACATTCTGCAATTAGAAAACTCCTTGAAAGAATGAATATAAAAATTATTGAACCAGAAAATACTCGTACTAAAGCAATCTGCTGTGGCGACAGTTTTTACGGAATTTTGCCTGTGGAGCTTGTAAAAGAACAGATGAAAAAACGCTCAAATGATATACCTTGTGATAATGTGGTGGTTTATTGCATTTCATGTATCAAAGCAATGCATATCGGAGGTAAAAAGCCACGCTACATCGTAGACCTTTTGTTTGGAGAGGAAACTGGAATTGGTACATTTGAGCCTGATGCATGGCACTATGAATTACAAAAATTCATAGATGAACATTGA
- a CDS encoding methyl-accepting chemotaxis protein has translation MSQYQSEEHYTIRKSSFLADNKRHQWLLSAYLLIMIVIHGINIFASFTSSVLSGFVLLLTILMLVVLYQQRATKENTIPTIVEKKAVSAAGQEIKASLIEYSLQLDTISEKLLLSMDCSLQTNRQVVTNANQISNDTDSQIIVVAQAMTIAEKMVEIIDNIFVAMAEASEKFEVTMSSASAGNQAVLSATQQMMVINNAVKQSAKTVQELGNNSEQIGEIVEVITAISRQTNLLALNAAIEAARAGEHGRGFAVVAEEVRKLAEQSQSAAQKITLIVSEIQSKTGETIQLMLQGATEVERGNEVIIRSGDFFKHISSLVEQLRGQIHQVAANTSELASTGYEILDSVSTVKNKMVKSIGSTKGLIEITGEQSHSAAQNIAIAETIVQIASKLKTTVNV, from the coding sequence ATGTCACAATATCAATCTGAAGAACATTACACAATCAGAAAATCGTCTTTCCTTGCCGATAATAAACGTCATCAATGGCTATTGTCAGCCTACTTATTAATAATGATAGTGATCCATGGCATTAATATTTTTGCATCTTTCACATCCAGCGTATTAAGTGGTTTTGTTTTACTATTAACGATACTTATGTTGGTCGTTTTGTATCAGCAAAGAGCTACAAAAGAAAACACAATACCAACAATTGTTGAAAAAAAAGCAGTCTCGGCTGCGGGGCAAGAAATCAAGGCATCACTTATAGAATACTCTCTTCAATTAGATACTATAAGCGAAAAACTTTTGTTAAGTATGGACTGCTCATTACAGACAAATCGACAAGTAGTTACCAATGCTAACCAAATATCGAATGACACAGATTCGCAAATCATTGTAGTTGCTCAGGCCATGACAATTGCAGAAAAAATGGTAGAAATCATTGATAACATATTTGTTGCTATGGCAGAAGCTTCAGAAAAATTCGAAGTAACAATGTCAAGTGCTTCAGCTGGGAATCAAGCAGTACTATCGGCTACCCAACAAATGATGGTAATCAATAATGCAGTGAAACAATCAGCTAAAACGGTACAAGAATTAGGGAATAATTCAGAACAAATTGGTGAGATTGTGGAAGTCATTACTGCTATTTCTAGGCAGACGAATCTATTGGCATTGAATGCAGCCATAGAAGCAGCCCGCGCAGGTGAACACGGACGAGGCTTTGCAGTGGTTGCGGAAGAAGTACGTAAGTTGGCCGAACAATCACAGTCTGCTGCTCAGAAGATAACCTTGATTGTGAGTGAAATTCAATCTAAAACAGGGGAAACTATTCAGTTGATGCTCCAAGGTGCCACAGAAGTAGAACGAGGCAATGAAGTCATTATACGTTCAGGTGACTTCTTTAAGCATATATCATCTTTAGTAGAACAACTTAGAGGGCAAATACATCAAGTAGCTGCAAATACTTCTGAACTTGCTTCAACTGGTTATGAAATATTAGATTCTGTAAGTACCGTAAAAAACAAAATGGTTAAAAGTATCGGCTCTACCAAAGGATTAATCGAAATCACAGGAGAACAATCACACAGTGCAGCCCAAAATATTGCTATAGCTGAAACCATTGTTCAAATTGCTAGCAAACTGAAAACCACAGTAAATGTATAA
- a CDS encoding tetratricopeptide repeat protein, with amino-acid sequence MFNLIPHKLVTSIIILLMLLLTFPVFAAKQELTAEQWFIKGVEYSDNKDYDNAILAYNEAIAKQSDPIIIQGLYWKRAFTYFEQQKYDLSIKDYSKVIELNNTEFFNITAYNRRGWAYYIIGEYDLAIDDYNKALQINPQYAIAYNNRGVAYEFKGQYDLALADYNKCIELNNDKTATQWAYKNQQRLLIKYTK; translated from the coding sequence ATGTTTAATTTAATACCACACAAATTAGTTACTAGCATTATTATATTACTAATGTTACTTCTAACTTTTCCTGTATTCGCCGCTAAACAAGAACTGACTGCCGAACAATGGTTTATTAAAGGTGTGGAGTATAGTGATAATAAAGATTATGATAATGCTATATTAGCCTATAATGAAGCAATTGCAAAACAGAGCGATCCAATTATTATTCAAGGCCTTTACTGGAAGAGAGCGTTTACCTATTTTGAACAGCAAAAATATGATCTATCTATAAAAGATTATAGCAAAGTAATCGAGTTAAACAATACAGAATTTTTCAATATAACAGCTTATAACCGTCGTGGTTGGGCATATTACATAATCGGTGAATATGACCTTGCAATAGATGACTATAATAAAGCTCTTCAAATTAACCCTCAATATGCGATCGCTTACAATAATCGAGGAGTTGCTTATGAATTTAAAGGACAATACGATCTTGCTCTAGCAGACTATAATAAATGTATTGAACTTAACAACGATAAAACGGCGACGCAGTGGGCTTATAAAAATCAACAACGTTTATTAATAAAATATACAAAATAA
- a CDS encoding 4-oxalocrotonate tautomerase family protein, translated as MPYVNIKITKEGATPEQKALLIQGATQLLGKNPKTTVVVIDEVDTDNWGIGGETVTSLRKRK; from the coding sequence ATGCCATATGTAAACATAAAGATTACCAAAGAAGGAGCCACACCCGAACAAAAGGCACTGTTGATTCAGGGAGCAACTCAACTTCTAGGAAAAAATCCGAAGACTACCGTTGTCGTGATTGATGAAGTAGATACGGATAATTGGGGAATAGGTGGAGAAACTGTTACTTCCCTGAGGAAAAGAAAATGA
- a CDS encoding YbfB/YjiJ family MFS transporter, translating to MSLAMGISRFGFTPIIPLMQRDIGVTEWDIAVMASANYLGYLIGAYISRKQWIRKYIRIWLGGGILTSIVLLIAMSLTLNILLWSLLRLVSGFLSAILFVVASSVTLGQGRSDWAGYLYGGVGIGIAFTGIFVPMFDIVGGWTATWQGLALGGSIFGIVAWYTLSKASCPEAGKSGQIRIQDKFVRDYEWYVLLISYGLEGIGYIITATFIIQMIKSMPELSHIANQSWILIGLAAAPSTYLWAQIAKKTSITVSLRLAYGAQALGILLPVIIPSQVSTMVGGALFGGTFMGITSLTITLASRVKPKAQLQAIGELTTVYALGQIVGPIVAAYLQKNFNILAPSFFAVVMLILALLVLMTSAINKKGGDA from the coding sequence TTGAGCTTAGCCATGGGGATTTCGAGATTTGGGTTTACGCCAATTATTCCGCTGATGCAAAGGGATATTGGAGTAACCGAATGGGATATCGCAGTTATGGCTTCTGCAAATTATCTAGGCTATCTGATTGGGGCCTATATCTCACGAAAACAGTGGATCAGAAAGTATATCCGAATCTGGTTAGGTGGAGGAATACTTACCAGTATTGTTTTACTGATAGCTATGTCACTCACGTTAAATATTTTACTTTGGTCTTTACTAAGGTTAGTTTCAGGGTTTCTTAGCGCAATTTTATTTGTCGTTGCCTCAAGCGTTACTCTGGGGCAAGGACGAAGTGATTGGGCAGGATATCTTTATGGTGGAGTTGGTATTGGCATTGCGTTTACTGGAATATTTGTACCCATGTTTGATATTGTAGGTGGTTGGACAGCCACCTGGCAGGGATTAGCACTGGGAGGAAGTATCTTTGGAATTGTCGCGTGGTATACTCTATCGAAAGCGTCGTGCCCTGAAGCTGGGAAGTCAGGCCAGATACGAATCCAAGATAAGTTTGTAAGGGATTATGAGTGGTACGTTCTTCTCATCAGTTACGGACTTGAGGGTATTGGCTATATCATTACAGCCACATTCATTATACAAATGATAAAATCAATGCCTGAACTCAGTCATATTGCAAACCAAAGTTGGATATTAATTGGCTTGGCGGCAGCCCCCTCGACATATCTTTGGGCGCAAATTGCTAAAAAGACAAGTATAACAGTGAGCTTGAGGCTGGCTTATGGGGCGCAGGCTCTGGGAATTCTTCTGCCAGTTATAATTCCGAGTCAAGTTAGTACTATGGTAGGAGGTGCTTTATTTGGTGGAACCTTTATGGGGATAACCAGTTTAACAATTACCTTGGCATCCAGAGTAAAGCCGAAAGCTCAATTACAGGCTATCGGAGAATTGACAACCGTATATGCCTTAGGGCAGATCGTAGGACCTATTGTCGCAGCGTATCTTCAAAAAAACTTCAACATCTTAGCTCCTAGCTTTTTTGCTGTTGTGATGTTAATACTTGCTTTACTAGTGCTGATGACATCAGCTATAAATAAGAAGGGTGGTGATGCATAA